Within Wyeomyia smithii strain HCP4-BCI-WySm-NY-G18 chromosome 2, ASM2978416v1, whole genome shotgun sequence, the genomic segment ATATTAAAggcctcgtaatgatattcaaagaagcctcggtgattatcaatccaagtagtgcaaATCTGTTCAGACGCTGTACACTGCCCAGTGAGGTATAAATGGTCGAATaaggttaattttgattttcactattttgatatgattttcatttttgacgatcaaaatatcaacacgagtgttaaagtttatcttgtcggtgttcaacggttgtttggtatcatgaatatcaacaGTCGCATGGGTAGTACGATTATCAATATGAAGACggctgaaaatcgctgcttttgaatatcatgacagtgaatattctcagcactggtTATTTGTATTTGATTAAAGAATTTAGACATTATAGAATCTTTTGCTACTCATTGGATCAATATTGTCGATATTGGCACCCGCGTTCCAATGTTACGGGAGACAACTTTCCAGCAACTTTTCCGCAAAAGGTAGAGCGCTGACAAACAAATCCAAATATGACGAGCGTACCATAGCGTATAATTGACGAGTTTAAAGATCGTTTTTTCAAGTTAACAGCTGCGGTATTCCAAAGTAGAGCAGCCTaactttatttatttgtatttcAACATTATAGAatacagtaaaaaaaaactgaaaaaaagaaacTTTAAAACTAACCGCACGTTTTTCgttttgaagtttatttttcaactaaATCAATATGCACTTTGCTTTGATTGTTTTTGTTTGGTTTgaactttaactttttttgaaaCGAACAACAATATTcctccataatccccaaggtgtcgacgaacccgtagttcaaggggttggatgtaggtcgggatttcatttgcgtgatgtcccggcttatgtccaatcactatagatttgacgcgcatctccgtcgtgttgggctcggggagagtggtatctgtgcctgtggtgaaggttatcacgacatagagcacgttgtctggtcatgccctgtacaccgtgacgccaggtctagattaatagcttccctgcaggccgaaggtaggcagccggctgttcctgttcgtgatgtcttggcgagccgtgacctatcctacatgtcccttatatacgttttcctgaaatccacccacgccccagtttagtcctatccccttccgcctacatccaaccaaacgacaagaacacgttaagaccccggatccggaaacagcaatcagacccgcacgatactctcaaggcccgatggaaacaacccaatatgccagtccgtaatatcttggcccagcagcggaacaaatttaatatgctgcttacccatggcaatgaaaaccatcaaacagcaaacctgtgcttttaatgcaaaatattctagctttaagttagatttagtttcagctcgtagtcggcagcgaggataaaaaatttgcttttagttattaagatactttagaaagtaagctaccagatataattggcgccgttaaacattgaattgtatttgtgccgtgtcaaataaactatagaggaggaaaaaaaaacaatattcctAATTTGAACAAAAGTTTTGTAGAACGTAATGGAAGTGTGATTGTTGAAACAACAAACAATGTGGATGAAATTATTAATGTAACTTgttggaacaaaaaaaaaaaaaatgctggtaAGCCGTGATTCTACAATATatggtttatttttgaatttagaaATCGTTTCTCTGCGTGAAATGCTTTGTTCGTTATTAATGATGTGTCTTCGCGTATTCAGGTTGAGAATCGCTGCAATAAATGATCGAGTTATATAGACTCACGAAGCTATAAATTTGTGATTTGCACCCGGAAATGTCCAGGAAAAcatgggtggcattgcgcatttcgtttcgagtgatTTTTGTTCGTTTCGACCACATTTGACATTGCCGATTTCGATTCGAACTCGAAACGAATAGATAACGTATTATTGCAGTTGATCTTCGAGCAAAATCGGCATTACGTAAAGGTTTGATCGAGAATTTTTTAGCTCGAAAgttataaaaaatggtcgagtgtacctaagtttgttgactgaaacataaataatttcacTAAAAATCTGTGAAGcggaaaaacattaatttgttagGATCCACTAGCGAGTAGCTTCAAAGTAGGGGTTAACTTTCACGGAGCAGGAATTGTACTAGTGCAGTTTGGAGGAAAATATTGTCTTTAAAATAGATTTGAGTGCTCCCCGCCTTATCTtgaaatgttgacgaaaccatgaaaaaaatttcttttgcatTTGCGCTTTTGTATATCcctaaaaccattttcatcactacAAGAATCGTAGGAAAACATTCTAGAGGCAAGACACTCTTGATATATGGCGGGATATTATAAAGTATTCATCGTTGCATTGTTCggcgtcggtgtgatgtcaatGTGTCGGATGAAcgataaaaatcaaaatttatcaACCGATATCGTAAATTACcgcaatatttttcatgaaagtaAAGTTGTCCAGCCCCTAGACAAATCtgacatttattttcgagtcaatgtttgctcgaaataaacTACAATAAAATTGGGGTGTCGAAAATAATACGCAATACCAACTCCACCTCGAAACGAGTTTGATTCTTCTcgattcgagttactcgaagcgAAATGCGCTATGTCACCCCAGGAGCCCGAACTGTATCAGTCCACCCTCAACGCGaattaagttaaaaaaaaatgaaacgaaTCATATTTGGTTTATGCGTTTGTTTGAGTAGTTTGAATTTCGAGTGTAGCAAATTGCACTTTGGCCGATCAGGCCACTGTCATCGAGCTTTTGTTCGAAATGTCAGCGGTGCGGGACCCAAAAATTCCAATAAGAAAACTTCGGTTGCAACATAAAGATAATCCAAGGTGGGCTTTATTTTCCTATTGCATTTTGTTCTGATCGTCGTTTCATAATTCTATGCTGTTGTTCGAGCATTGATTGCACACGGAAGAGAGTGATCCACGCTTTCTTGTGCGATCATGAGAGTCAGTTCAGTTCCGTTATTGATCAGCTTCGGAGTTTGTTGATTGAAGTGTGCTCGTATAGTGAAACCAGTGGTTCTCGGTTGCTAAGTGCAAATTTGGAAATTGTTGAGCTCTGAAATTGTTCCGTTTTAACAACAGTCAAAAGCCAGGTTTGTTTAGAGAGataagttgttttttttagtGTTTGGCAGAACAATAGGTTCTTTTGTACATATCTCTATGTATTTAGATATCAATCACTTCTTATTCAATAAGTATATTCAAACAAGAATGCGAAGGTCAGTGCGTTTGGAAGAAACTACTTATGTCACTATCAAGTTTTAACCACGGCTGGGTTTTCTTTTTGTGGTTCACAACagactttgttttatttatttatgatgAGAAACATTTCTTGTTGCTTTGTAGCATTATTACTCAGTGCTATGCGCGGTCCGTTTGCTAGCACCGCGCTTGTCTTGTGTTGGAAAACGACGTCGGTTGAATATGCATCTCGTGCATCATCAGCTGGGCGCGTACAAGTGTGTGGGTAAAATGCGCGACGTCGATGGGGAGCGCATGAAGCACGCTGGTAGAGTCGACTCGACGTGCTTTCGTGTGATGCATTTTATTTACAGTATTCGTTGGTACTTATACTTTTGTTTATATGTAGTTCCACCgttgtattttatttattatatttcactATGGTAACATGTTTGCGATTATAACTAAAGCTGTGTAGAAAATCACAAAGAAATTGCTACGTGATTAGTCTGTCTGATTAGGTTATTTTTCTTTCTAAGCAGCACAATGAACAAACCTGACATCTGTAACACGGAGTCCACCCACTACTGGACCATTCATGATGCCATCCATGGCAAGGTAACTTATCCGGGATACGTTCGTGAAATAGTTGACACGCCACAGTTTCAAAGACTTCGTAATCTGAAGCAGCTTGGTGTCAGTTCAAACGTATTTCCTTGCAGTACTCACACGCGTTTTGAGCACTGTTTGGGGTAAGTCCAACTGTGGGGCATTTAAATGTACTTAGAATAATAATCTACATTGTTTCATGTTCTAGAGTGTGCTTTTTGGCTGGAAAGCTACTGAAGATATTGGAGAAAAATTCTGGTGTTCAGATCAGTGATATACATCGAAAATGCGTGATGGTAATGGTTATCaataatctttcattccaacttATAAGTACAGTTTCTTTACAGTTAGCAGCACTTTTACACGACGTTGGTCATGGTCCCTTCTCGCACATGTGGGAGGATTTCGTGCACAATGGAAGCGATAAAGATTGGACGGTAGTGTAATTAGTTTGTTCTTCATGCAAATATTGAATCGCATCTACTTTGCAGCACGAAAAGTCGTCATGTGATATGGCTTGTCAACTGTTTGCCGCTAATAACATACAACTGTCGCAGGAAGCGTACGAGCATTACTACGCCGAACAGTTGATCTGTGCCTTGATAACAGGCAATCAGGAGGCTCTTCGGACGCTTTTAACGCCGGACACCATGTTTCTGTCGGAGATCATCCACAACAAGAAGTTCAAATTAGATGTCGATAAGTGGGACTATCTGCTGAGAGATTTGTTCTATTTGGACGGTGTTGTTCGTATCAGCACCGATTTCGTGCGTTTGTTCGATAATGCCCGGGTGATCCGTGGCGGAGATGGTGTTACTCATATCGCCTATCGAGCTGCCGATTATTCGGCTGTGATCGAATTGTTTGAGGCTCGAGCCACTCTGCACATCGAGTGCTATCAACATCGCACCGTGCTCGGGCTGCAAAGAATGTAAGTTTACTTGTATTCTTTGAGTTGAAAGTGTATTGGGAATTTAAACAAAATCTTGTTTGCAGGATAATGGATGGGCTCACATTGGCAGAAGAATGTGGATTTAAATTAAAAGGGTAAGTgtacaaattaaaattaaaatgtttctcACTGTCTATAATGCTAATGCCGTTTTTCTTCAGTGCGAAAATGTCCGAAGCACACCAATCGCCACAAGTGTACCTCTACTTGGATGATAGTATCGTGAAGCTGATTGAAATTAGCGACAGTGTCAAGCTGCTGCCGGCACAACAATTGCTAGATCGATTCCATCAGCATCGAAAGTACCGTGTAGTTCATGTGTCTAGTCAACCAATTGATGTAAGTATTGTTTAAAATGGAACACCATTTCAACTAAGTCGTTTCTCCCTTTCCTTATGAACAGGTTGAAAGCCTTAACAAACTATTCGCAACGGATGAGTTCTTCCAGTTGCACAAGAAAATCCCGTATGCAAGTGAGATGGCGCCACGAAATGTCCCCCTCTATGATGATCAGGGTCGGTTAGTGGAAAACCGCACTATTGTCGACAGTATTATGTAAGTGAATGTTAGCTTATTCCCAAAACAATTATTATTCAAAACGTTCTTTTCCGCTTTGCAGAAGCAATCTCCGCAATCAGGGCTTCTTCGAGCAGTATTTGGTGTACTGCAAATCTACGGAGCCTGAAATCGTTAGTCGTGCCCGAAAGTACCTGGAATCATTGCCCTTAGAAAAGCAATGTTGAGAGAAAAGCTTgcgtattattttattttgtagtTTGGTATTTTATGTTGAaagtttattatttattattgttttaacGATACATGCGAACACTGTCTTTGGTAGTCTATCTCAAATATAAATAGAAATTTGCTACGTTTTGCTGTTTCGGAATACCAAAGTTTTCGTGTATCACTGCAGTTTTATAGTTGTTCACGTCATGTAGTGAGTTTCGTTTGCATTAGATAATTAGATTGAGTCGAATAGGGAAATCAAGTTCTTTTTTGTGGCCTAGTGTAAGGTTTTCATTCAGTTATGGaacaaatacaaattaaaattaacatcATAAATTAAGTTTTATTAAATACTTTCTACAGTACAGTACGTCTATGGCTAGTACTATTCTACAGTATGCTGGCTATGGTTCTACCTTAGGTGTCAAATGTGATTCTGCTTCTGTAACGTTttaatgtcaatatttttgcttGCAGTCCGATTCCATCCAGCAGTTTATTCAAGCCAAATtataaatgtacaattttccatGTATGTTACTGCTTATCACATTCAAAGTTTTACTTTTTGTCAGTTTTCACTTTATGCTTGTATGGTTGCACTTTTTAAAACATCCTACATCTATGATGGTTGCGACACAgctaattaaaaacaaaatcaagCATGAAATGCTGATATGTGCACGTGTGATATGTGTGATTTATATAAATAAGTTTTCTGCGCTGCGATGAAATGAAAACATTGTTCAGTGATGAAACTCGACACTAGCCTCCCGATAAACTCGAAGTCTTGATGCTGTAAGTGGCTCCAGCAAGAGTGAGTATTTTAAGTGAAGAAAGGAGACCTTCACAGGGCGGAGGGAACTTCAGTTGCGCGGCAGTTGCGTCGCGAGGTACTGCTTGTACAGTCGCTGCTTGCAAAACTGGTAGAATTCGATTTCCCGGGTGAAGTTCCGTCGAACCATTTCCTTGATTTCTTCGCTGACCGGAGGCTTGAAGTTATTTTTGTTGATCTTCTGCAGCAGGTTTACTTCGTTGAAGTACACCGACGACGATCCGGCGAAAAACCGTGGAATGTATCGCTCCAGCACGGCCAGTGTGGTGTTCAAATCCTCCAACACACCAACAACGGCGTATTGGCTTTCGACGGCATATTTCGCACGCTCCAAAGCACCGGGGCTGTTGAAAGGTCTGAAATAAAGAAGAAcggttttaatatttattttaaccagAGAACACAACACAGGTTTCGTACAGGCACAGTTCATCATGGCCACAGAAGAACAAAGTTTGACGCCGGTGATCTCCGATGCCCTCATGGATAGCTCCTTGAGCATATGTACACTCTGGATCACCCTGTAGAACACAAGTTTCGAAATCTTTCTTCAGCCAACGTGGATCGGGTAGCGGAAGATCGGGAAATGCCTGCTTTCGTTCGACAAAGTACCAGGGAGCACGAACGTAGTAATACCAACTGATGATACGTTCAACGGGGTCTCGAACCATGTTCACGTAGATGGGCATCGGTAGTCCAAAACGGGTGAAGTTGGTATAGCAGACGTGCTTGACGTATACCGAGGGCATCGGTAGGTCGGTAACCATTTCGGCAAGCTCCTGTTGGCGGTCGGGTGTTAGGCGAATCACTTCCAGCCGCTGTACCACGTCTCGATGGAAGGTGTAGTCATTGCGAATTGCCAACCGACGCAACAGTTCCATAAAGGTTTGACTTCCCACCTTCGGAACCCGATTGAAAAAGATGATGGGCACCTCGGATCGGAGAGTGTTGTTCAGGTCGCGAGCGCTTAGCGTTTGCATCTGAAAGAGGAAAAAAGGAATAGGAGCATTAGTAACGTACAAGTGACGAGTTTATTGAATATAGACACTAATTTGTATGATTAAAGGCCAAACGAACTGGACTAGATCCAACCCTAACAAAGACCGGAAGATTTCTTCCCAGCAAACGCCGGTAGAAATGTGTGGGATCACGCCTTAATCGCGAGAGGAAGTACCCAAACTGGTTGACACGAGTTCGCAAGTCAACGGGTCGTTAGTAAAAACTCTTGGTGAAGTCACTTTTTAAAGTGTCAGTTATTGGTAGGGGAGAACTGTACAAAACGCAACAGTTTAGCATTTTCAGCGCTTCTAATTATTTTCAAGCAACATTGCatgtgtaggatgattgtaggatctaaaATACTCTGCTTCAatgtttttttagaaaataaaaaaaaacattgctacTGTCGTGTCTGTCGTGACCAATCCATCCAACCGTTGAATATATTAATTTGCTTCTTTTAGATGATTCAATAAACTGTCTTCTATCATCAAGATATTTCATACGACTcactttattttttcatttaatcTCTGTCCTGCACTTGCATTCTTCATTTCTCTCTCCCTCACTGTCTCTTACTatcactctcactctctctctctctctctctctctctctctcattctcGTTCCTTACAGCTACTAAACATACCGTGGGCTAAAAGCTTAAGTTCGTAGCGAAGACGCACCACAACAACGGCCaataacgtatgaggaaaaaaaatccgaacaaaatttaattccaaattaaaaatcTTGCGCAAATTATTTTTCTATGCTTGTTAGTTTATTCAATTAATGTTACTCATTAacaaacctcataggaaaaactcagctccacatcgcgctgaCTTTCTGATACTCTTgggtacttgctttatagcttcctgaattccggatgtaGCAAACGCATTATTTAGAACTTGACAATATAGTCATTCAGCAACTCATTTAATATTGTTCTTATAAAAGGAATTAGAATAGATTTAATAATCGCAATAGGTTCCCTTCATAGAGGAGATTGCTACATAGATAATCCCCGACCGACCCTTCGTGCGGGTGCTAGATTAGAAGCAGGTATAGAATATCTAGATCCGTGCGAGTGCACTGATCGTAAGCGGTCTATTTTCTCAGTCTGTTAGGTTTAGCCAGCGTCAATGACTATGTGAATTATGGCCGGACAATGCTCAAAGAAAAGGGCGATAAGTCCTATTATCAGCCGGCGCGTCTGCGTACGCATTATCATCTTAAGTAGGGAAATAGGGAATGCAAATCCGGTGCTTTGTAAAACATTGTAACTACCTGAATGAATGTTGTCGTAGGCGCGTGTAAAGAAAGCCGATAACGTTCGAAACCTTTTTCCCGTTCAGGTACCGGATTAGGGGAAGGCAAATTTGACCTGACTAGGCGAATGGAAATTCTGTCGCGTTCTTATTTGTTCCCTTACGAAGATTCGGAGAATCTTCTCTCTCATTTTCTCTTCCATACGTAGGCATAGTTCGTAAGATTacaatttgtaaatttttgtatataaacCCGATTTGCTACCAAATAAAATTATACCACTAGCAAATACGAACTCGCACAGATCTTTCTAAATCCGAACGCTAGATTTCAGAGGTTGTCCCTTGTGTGTTTAAGCCTTTCGAATGCGAAAAG encodes:
- the LOC129721269 gene encoding deoxynucleoside triphosphate triphosphohydrolase SAMHD1 isoform X1, with product MRDVDGERMKHAGRVDSTCFRVMHFIYSIRCSTMNKPDICNTESTHYWTIHDAIHGKVTYPGYVREIVDTPQFQRLRNLKQLGVSSNVFPCSTHTRFEHCLGVCFLAGKLLKILEKNSGVQISDIHRKCVMLAALLHDVGHGPFSHMWEDFVHNGSDKDWTHEKSSCDMACQLFAANNIQLSQEAYEHYYAEQLICALITGNQEALRTLLTPDTMFLSEIIHNKKFKLDVDKWDYLLRDLFYLDGVVRISTDFVRLFDNARVIRGGDGVTHIAYRAADYSAVIELFEARATLHIECYQHRTVLGLQRMIMDGLTLAEECGFKLKGAKMSEAHQSPQVYLYLDDSIVKLIEISDSVKLLPAQQLLDRFHQHRKYRVVHVSSQPIDVESLNKLFATDEFFQLHKKIPYASEMAPRNVPLYDDQGRLVENRTIVDSIISNLRNQGFFEQYLVYCKSTEPEIVSRARKYLESLPLEKQC
- the LOC129721269 gene encoding deoxynucleoside triphosphate triphosphohydrolase SAMHD1 isoform X2 yields the protein MNKPDICNTESTHYWTIHDAIHGKVTYPGYVREIVDTPQFQRLRNLKQLGVSSNVFPCSTHTRFEHCLGVCFLAGKLLKILEKNSGVQISDIHRKCVMLAALLHDVGHGPFSHMWEDFVHNGSDKDWTHEKSSCDMACQLFAANNIQLSQEAYEHYYAEQLICALITGNQEALRTLLTPDTMFLSEIIHNKKFKLDVDKWDYLLRDLFYLDGVVRISTDFVRLFDNARVIRGGDGVTHIAYRAADYSAVIELFEARATLHIECYQHRTVLGLQRMIMDGLTLAEECGFKLKGAKMSEAHQSPQVYLYLDDSIVKLIEISDSVKLLPAQQLLDRFHQHRKYRVVHVSSQPIDVESLNKLFATDEFFQLHKKIPYASEMAPRNVPLYDDQGRLVENRTIVDSIISNLRNQGFFEQYLVYCKSTEPEIVSRARKYLESLPLEKQC
- the LOC129721270 gene encoding heparan sulfate 2-O-sulfotransferase pipe, with the protein product MDVLLRYRRVPFPKRYAEFVALIAISCTLFLFLHTQSLTTRLREMEDKLQPSSLMSGSGLSGNSISQAASGTANHHHLQHRPGESNLHHTYNYLKSTGQMQTLSARDLNNTLRSEVPIIFFNRVPKVGSQTFMELLRRLAIRNDYTFHRDVVQRLEVIRLTPDRQQELAEMVTDLPMPSVYVKHVCYTNFTRFGLPMPIYVNMVRDPVERIISWYYYVRAPWYFVERKQAFPDLPLPDPRWLKKDFETCVLQGDPECTYAQGAIHEGIGDHRRQTLFFCGHDELCLPFNSPGALERAKYAVESQYAVVGVLEDLNTTLAVLERYIPRFFAGSSSVYFNEVNLLQKINKNNFKPPVSEEIKEMVRRNFTREIEFYQFCKQRLYKQYLATQLPRN